The genomic stretch ATAGAtatacataccaccacatgaatacatacaagagataatacaaTTCACAACACGGGAAACAACGTTAGTCACCACTTCAACCTCCCAAcatcatccctgcttgcatttggactcacaacatctacaacacgaggtaaaacctcatgagtcataaagtcTCAGTAAAGGtgtaaatgaatgtaaacaagataatatatgcgATGCAATAACAAGTAAATATGCATGAATGGAGAGGCATTACTGCCCTCCGAACCTACCTGTTCGAGGCACTTACCTCCCATattacccctagcatgcatctagtctaccccatggccataggactccactagaccacctatagaacatgcataACCAGTACTACAAACAACATATATTCAACTATATTACCAAACATTTGCAAAGCCGCCACCCTTGGGGTTGTCCCTTACCTAGTTCGAAGCCTTATCTCTACCACGGGCGAGAACTCTAGCTCAAACTttgaactcttctaggatcaccgcctcctcaATCGACCCTAGATGCAATCACAAAACTCAACAATAGAGATTAAACCAGAGTTTATGTTTTTTCCATACATCGCAAAATCACCCATCAATAACTTTCAACCAACCCCAACTGAGGGTCTAATCCAACCAACAATTCACATTACATCATCTCTAATAATGCAAACAACTAgaaagaattaattattttacctcaTCAAATCTGGAGGAGAAAATCGGTCAAACGTTCACACCGGCGTCGCCTCATGGGACGTCACATTGTGCTTAAAACCCTATTTCCGAGCTTTTGGCACGCTCCTCTAACCCCAAAATactttccaaaatttttttccatttctctctattttttctcctttttcctattttctttatttttattttgttttattttctatttttctttttcattttcctccttcctcctatctttttcttctttttcctcggTGTGCACAGCACCTGCGCACTTCTGCAACCGGCCACTACCGCAGCCCTCAGCCGTCGCCATCTCTTGCCCCAGCCACTGGCCGGCTCTCCGACCGCTGCGTGACCTCCGATATCGGCCGCCAACCGTCGTAACTAGTAACCCGTGCTTCCACCTGCACGCACACAGCAGCCACCGCTACTACAACCATTGTCTTTGCTCGCCGCGACCTCGCTGGCTTCCTCCTGCCGCTGCAACCCCAATCAGCCTCCATAGTCGACCAAGCTCCCTGCTCCGCCGCTCGACCATGGCCGCCTTTGCTTCCGCATCATCGTTGCCACTATCGATCGCTAGCTTCGGCCACAACATCTCTTTCTcgatctctcttctctctctcgcgagctctctctccCATTCTCTCGATCTGTCGCGATCTCTCAAGCTCCCTGCCTCAAgagttctctctttctctacctCAGATCTCATTTTTTGAGAGAATGGGGTAATGTCGGAAGCTTGCCCAGCAcatccaatatatatatatatatatatatcatatttaatcCCCAAAAATCATTAATTCCATTAgagaaattattaattacactCGGAGATtttataattgcacttggaccaTCTATGGCTTTAATTTAAATACCATCAAGCCAcataaattcttgatttataaaaaattaattatcggCGCTTACTCGATAAAGgtcgatttcgtccctgcaccTGCATGGGATCTTTATTCTACCCAAAAACCCTTTAGGGTTGTCTCACTTGCAAAACCAGACCACCCTTAGGGTTCCCTCAGCTTCTCAAAGGTCCCCTACAACCATTCGGTACTGGCACCCATTCAGGCTTATACAGAAATTATTCGACAAACTATTCTCAGTGTTATTAGTCTCGTCTCGAGACACTTACCAATTTCATGCCTTCTTCCCTGGATATCCAAGTCCCGGGGCTTTCCCTACCGTCGATTCGgtaaatgttattaattaattcctcGAAACAGACTTccgggcttcccggaccacctgAGGTCcctttaaaataactaaaaatgatatattttctATCACCATGTAATATCGAGTATTACAATCTTCTATGAGGTTTTCTCGGAGACCTATTTCCAAGATAGTCTCTGATTTTCTTCTTGTGGAACCCTTTGATGAGTAGTCTCTCGCAACCCTCTTTTAGTCTTCTAGGGACGTGTTTGTACTTCATTTTCTTGAGGTTGTAATACATAGTTCTATAAGATGGGAGGTAGCGGACTATGCAGGAGagtattttgaagaaaaatagccATTTCTCATAGTGCTTTAGTAATTTCTTCATAATGTCGTTTTAAAGTTTCATACTGACTGAGTGGAACGGTTAAAGGAATCATTTTGGAAGCTCCAGGAACTTCAGATGGAGCAATCTCTTAGAGTCTAGGATTAGGAGGGTTATCAATATCAGGACCTTCTTTGTCATGTTTATTACCCATGGCTTGAGATCTTGTACGCAGCATTTTTGTTCCCTTAGGCTTTTTGAATGAAGCATTTTTGTTCCCTTAAGCTTTTTGAACGTTTCGTGATAAGTATAATTGGTATTTCGATATCAATTATGATTAGGATTCTATAGATCATGTCTATCCTTTAACAAAATTCTCAGAGGGATATTTGAACATTGAAGTTATCATGTTCGCATTTTATTTGGAACTCTCCCCAAAGGGGGAGATATCAGACAAGTCTCCCGGAGATGATTACAGTCTTCGAGAGATAGTAATCTTTCTCGGAGGATTAAGGTCTCAGGTAGATATAGTCTCCCGAAGATGTTTAGGCTTTTTAGGAGAGACCCAATCTCTCGTAAACCTTTTATTTTGGGCTACTGTTTTGGGATGTCTTCTTCGTTTTTGGGCTTCTTTGTCCTTTTGTGGCTTTTGTTCATGACCCGTTAAAGGAAAAGATGAATGATTTGAAGGAGCAAAGTGAAATGAGAAATGTTTGTACGTAAAGTAGTGGCTGTGATTCTCTCATGTTGAATCGGCCCTAATGAAGATTGGATAAGAGTGCCcacaaaaatcaaaaggtatatatatatatatatatatctataatgtAGAAATAACTTTAGCTCGATAATGTTACTGAACCAATAATGGCTTTTAAGCTCTATACAATGCGTGCAAGTTAATTGAGGGCTAGTTTggttatgtgttttttttttagagctTTAAAGTTGGGTAGTGTTTAAGCTGGTTATAGCGTTTAAGTTAGGTAATGTTTAAACTGATAACATGTTTGGATAAGTGtgcttttaagctattagtgtaaaattatgtgtttgatttgtaaaAACTAATAAGctattaaaatttgtaaaaagactaaaatggatATGACATTGAATAATGCAATATATatgttaagatattatataaaattatttattttaagttttatcaATACATATCAAGTAtttgtcatttaaataaattttaatacttaaatttatatttatttcaaatagctagaaatttgatatatattacaaaattacaaGATTATACATGACACAATAATTGgtaatcaaataaatttgataattacaaaatttaaaattagataagacacaatatttgaattgaagttcaatTATCCCATACATACACATAAAAGCGTtagtaaaacaaaaaaataaatttacatacaattatacataattattaaaaatgatgtaaaattttatcattaaatgttaataaattatacataattattaaaaatatattaagattataaattatatgtattatatatgttatataataataatatatattttatgtattattgttatatatatatgtttatattactattatatatataactgttatatatatatatatatatatatagctcggccatggcaacaGTGCGGAGGAGATGAAGGTGATGGACGGTCGACGACGCGATGGGCGCTAGCGATGGAGGCTTGCGGCGATCTGGTAGCAGGGCAGGGGCGGCTTGCGACGATGGCGACGCTGGGCAGCGAGGCAGCTTGCGGCGAAAGCAGCGATGGAGGCTTGCGGCGCTGGCAATGACGGCGATCTGCTAGTAGAGTGGCACTGGGCAGCGGCGGCGATCGTTTATGGAGAAGATCCGGCAATAatggaggagaagatgagaatgGGAGATGAGAGCAGTGAAGGAGAGTCGGGAAGCTAAAAGGATAGGGGTTGTCAATTTTGATATTGTTGGAGGGTGAAATGGTCATTAATGGCCAACTCAAAAAGCTCCAGAGAGCTTTTTTGCAAAAGCGGGTGGGTGATGGCTTTCCGAAAACGCTGTTAATTAGCATTTCAGCTCCACAGCGTTTAAGCTGTTAATAACATTCAAACACATAAGAAAAAAAGCTTTATAACTTATGCGCTAAATGAATAGCTTATAGGCGGTCAAACCGCATTGCCAAATTAGCGCTGACTAGATAGTTAAAAAGACGTAAAAATGTGTTACCTCCTAGCAACCACCACCATATGTGGAGACCTCTCCCACGGACTGAGGCTCCCCATCCTGCAAGCAATCAATGGGAGGTATAGTCAAGGTCTGTTGAGTTCCATAGGAATTCCAGCAGAATGGATCGTCGACCAGCTCTCCTTCGTGTGGCAGGAGCTCGACTTCTGACATGGTTATGTTGGTGCAGGGCACCGTGTCGCTGCAGGCGAAGTGAATTGGAGGGCTGCGCACGTCGTACGTGCCCTTAATGTTGCTGTAGGATACGTCAGTGAGGTAAACAGCGGAGGTCTGGTTTCGACAAGCCTTTGTCAAGCAGTAGTACTGGTCGATGATTATGCAGTTCCTCACGTTTTCCATTTGGATGTTCTCGAACACTATCCCAGATACTGAGCCCATCCCGCCTTGCCAGGTCTTGATCCTCACCCCATTGTCCGAGTCCTTTATCATTGCATTTCGCACTGTAATGTTCGAAACGCAAGCTTGCGAATTTTGTACCCCCAGGCTTCCGATGCTGCCCAAAGCAAGAGTGCACATTATCTGCTGTTTTAAGAgctaaaaagttttttttttttttttaagttgaaTTTCATTGGAGCTTACCTGATCCCGTGACTCGGGCCACAAGTCACGCCTTCTACATCGACATTTGAACACCCGGGTCCAATTGAAATGCAATCATCGCCTGTTATATGAGGATGAAAGTATTGAGATTGGCGCGCTGAAAGATCTGTTAGTGTCAAGACAAAATATACAGGGCAGGCCTTGGCCTTGGATCTTTGTTACCATTTGCTATTACAGAGTTGTATATGCCGACATACTTGGTGTTTTCGATGTGGATGCCATCAGTATTGGGGCTAAGCTTAGGGGAAGAAATTGACAACTTGTCGATAAGCACTCCCTCGCAGCCATCAAATTTCATGTGGAACTGCGGACTGTTTTGGATACACAACCCACTAACCACCAAATTCGAGCTCATGAAGAAGCGAATTAACTAGAAACAGCAAGCAATTAAGGGCGTTAATGTCGGTAGGGATCATTAATTTGATCAAAACCAGATTTGAGTTTTGGAAAATTTGTACTCACAGCAGGACTGTCACACGGTCCAGGCAAGGTTGATCCACCGGGACCCTGAAAACAGCGTTTCATTAGAACTAACTTGACATAACAAGTAAAACACCCAGGGATTAAGCAGACGAATAGAGGAAATACCCGGTGAGGTTTGCAGGGGAGTTCCCACCACTCCCGGCCATTGCCTTCAATGGTTCCAGTTCCGGTGAGTGTCATCTGATGGAGTCGATAAAACACCAGCCACTGCTTCTTGCTGTCTGATTCTGGCCAGCAATCCGGCCCATTGGGGGGCATTAGGACTCCATCCACCTTTGCACATCCAAAGCTTCAACAATATTAAGCAAATCCAAAATGCAGCATGAAAAGAAAATCTGAGAGAATTTTCCCCGAAAATCTTACTTGGAACACTAGTCCTGGCTTACAGGGGCCTGAGAAAATGGTTGAAGTGATCACGAATGTGTAGCCTGAGGGGGCCAAAAGAACACCGGATTCCACCGCACAGGCAGCTTTCCATGCTGCCATGAATGCAACAGTGTCATCATTGGAGCCGTCCCCGATCGCCCCAGAAGACGTCACATCGAAAACACATTTTGATGTTGAAGGAGGGGCAGCAACAGGAGCAGGAGCAGGAGCATCAACGCTGGGGTCTGAAGGAACAAGAGGAGGATAAGCAGGGGAAGTTGCAGGACTCTGGTCCATGTAAAAATGAGTTCTTCCATCCACATTGTTCAGGTCAAGTGCCCAGGCAAGTAGCATGATCAAATGCCAATAAGTTGGGTCCATTTGACAGTACACAATGTGTGGCTGCCTCAAGTTGAGTTTGTCCCTGCTGTTTGTTTCTcgggaaaataatagaaatgagaaaaaacAAGGAGAAAAAGACAAGGATTGAAGGTGGGGAGTTCACTGCCACTGGTGAGTACAATGAAAAATACCCCCCTCCTTCAGCAGGATGCTTCAAGAGTTAAGAGTGACTAGGAATCGCTTCAAAATATatagagggagggagggagggaagaGTTGGGCTCTTCCCCACcccaattaaatattttatttttttaaaaaaaataatgtgaaaataattcattttttttcctatgttttagtgataaaagagaTTATTTTCACGAATTTGAATTGTCATTACTAAACCACtgatttataattataacaaaagacTTCCCGTGTACTTGGTAGTTGCGGTGGCTTCTTTTTCTGCTGTTTGCTTTGCACTTTCCCATGTTTGTTGCCCCCCAATGGCGTTCCTTATCCATGCCGGccggctggctggctggctggcttatgttatatattatgttccctttgagatattttttaaGGTATTGTACTACGTCATTGCatgctcatttcaaataaatctaaattcCATTTAAAAGTACAGTTATCACGATAAACTACTTGAGTGAGCTCCTCCCGATGATCAGCTTTTGAGGTGGAAACATGGCATTGCGCTTTGGGGTTAAGTTCATGTGAGTGACAGACGCTATCACACATAACAACTGTTACGAACAAATAGAGTTAGCAAATTTTCACACATATACATTGTTAAAATCGACTTTGATAAAATAAAGACATAAACGAAATAAGAGATAgaagatttatagtgattcacCCCAAAATAGGGgttacgtccacttgagctccggtgaaaagagctcactccactaaTATATTCAATCTGATTACAATGAAATCGAAACTTTAAAAACAACCCtaattttcaatacaaaaacGCTCAAAATCACTAACAGATTAAAAGCTTACATTTGATCAAAACAAAAACCAGagaacacaaaaaagaaaacgaactgtacaacatttacagagagagaacagagggagagagaaaatgaagaaacccTAAATGACGACCACCATCGAATCCCTTTGTTCTTTTCGTCTTTTTCTTCTATCGAATCATCAATCTCGAGGCGTGATAAATAAGGCGATTGAATGGCTGGGATTGCTCTCAATAAAGCAGCACAAACGGCCTGGATAAAATCGTGCAAAAGGAACGACTACAGACAACACGACAAAAGGCCAGAAAACCAAGAGCTTGGGCTGGCCCAAAGGTGGCTGCACATTGGCCCTCCAGAGGGCGCCCAAAGGGCAACCCATGGTTGCCTAATGGCCCCTCAATCCTATGAGCCATATTTAATGAttcacataaaatataacaacaacaataggaAAAGCCTAACTATGTAgtcacataaaaaaaacaaaaatagaataatcTACTCAATAGCCAATGAACTATACTACTTGTACATTAATCGTCACATCTTGAATTACACAAGtgtgtataaataattaaaatatttcttgtgtTTTATCGCTTAACTATATTAGGTGAGAGGTATTTTAGTTATGCACCTCACCATCTCACGTCGCGTCATCTCGCCTCTTTGTCTCGTGCAGCCTTGCTTTACCACTTTAgatgaaatgtatttttgttattttaattatattatgtagactaatacaaataacattttttataccCAATTacttaatatgattaattaattaattgattgattcgGATGAAATCATGAGATCGCACTAACCTTATTCTTATTCAACCCCGAGGGATTCATACaatcttataaaatatttgggaaTTGATTTGTGGTGGAGATTGAAGaggaaagaattaaataaatagaaagaagAATGGAAGATCCGGCGAATGAATTGAACGTTGGTGGTGCAGAAATAGGGTGGTCTCGTGACACTTGCCTG from Diospyros lotus cultivar Yz01 chromosome 9, ASM1463336v1, whole genome shotgun sequence encodes the following:
- the LOC127810177 gene encoding polygalacturonase At1g48100-like, whose protein sequence is MDPTYWHLIMLLAWALDLNNVDGRTHFYMDQSPATSPAYPPLVPSDPSVDAPAPAPVAAPPSTSKCVFDVTSSGAIGDGSNDDTVAFMAAWKAACAVESGVLLAPSGYTFVITSTIFSGPCKPGLVFQVDGVLMPPNGPDCWPESDSKKQWLVFYRLHQMTLTGTGTIEGNGREWWELPCKPHRGPGGSTLPGPCDSPALIRFFMSSNLVVSGLCIQNSPQFHMKFDGCEGVLIDKLSISSPKLSPNTDGIHIENTKYVGIYNSVIANGDDCISIGPGCSNVDVEGVTCGPSHGISIGSLGVQNSQACVSNITVRNAMIKDSDNGVRIKTWQGGMGSVSGIVFENIQMENVRNCIIIDQYYCLTKACRNQTSAVYLTDVSYSNIKGTYDVRSPPIHFACSDTVPCTNITMSEVELLPHEGELVDDPFCWNSYGTQQTLTIPPIDCLQDGEPQSVGEVSTYGGGC